The Primulina tabacum isolate GXHZ01 chromosome 16, ASM2559414v2, whole genome shotgun sequence genome window below encodes:
- the LOC142530180 gene encoding calmodulin-like has translation MLRLESSFKKMVDSLTQVEISEFWEAFCLIDKDSDGLITVGELASAIQHLNEHPTHEEIQEMMNEVAADGDGTAVGFDKFLSIMARKMKESVADELEEAFKVFDRDQDGFISALELRNVMINLGERLTDEEAEQMIREADLDGDGLVSYEEFARMMIP, from the exons ATGTTAAG ACTTgagagttcttttaaaaaaatggttGATTCATTGACACAAGTGGAGATTTCTGAGTTCTGGGAAGCCTTCTGCCTCATCGACAAAGATTCTGATG ggcTGATTACTGTGGGAGAATTGGCATCAGCGATTCAACATTTGAATGAACATCCAACGCATGAAGAGATTCAAGAAATGATGAACGAGGTTGCTGCAGATGGAGACGGCACGGCTGTGGGTTTCGACAAGTTCTTGAGCATTATGGCAAGAAAAATGAAG GAAAGTGTGGCGGATGAGCTAGAAGAAGCTTTCAAAGTATTTGATAGAGATCAAGATGGATTCATATCTGCCCTTGAG TTGAGAAACGTGATGATAAATTTGGGAGAAAGACTTACAGATGAAGAAGCAGAACAGATGATCAGAGAGGCTGATCTTGATGGAGATGGCCTTGTTAGTTATGAAGAATTTGCTAGGATGATGATaccttaa
- the LOC142530177 gene encoding uncharacterized protein LOC142530177 isoform X3, whose amino-acid sequence MQHFPRDDERSRVESAGGHISTWAGVARVNGQLAVSRAIGDIGFKSYGVISVPEVTDWQPLTANDSYVVAASDGVFEKLSPQDICDLLWEPLSQVTVPPEPVSSCSNSLADCIVNTAFERGSMDNLAATTLPVRTFDTLETLRGNWCHKSVKSDYSTIGYQRQLDKISANDNTSILIKPQHHPVSTKFDRLLVEGKHNFGSFYLSENLDVNDDYTFWLHKDDQESIYDLAHALPGGDNFNWSGPLDLYNDHHICAHFGMFIDENKDQCVNSDSFSRFLGLLESIPFHYTGQNENAASDSRYILKKKFDRGAYGEVWLAFNLNISHVGKDGKWSHGDKNNFSSKDTLGACNAKLHRNSLVEDCNSTHSDENMFILKRIMVERGISAYLSGLREKYFGEVFLNASHCIRGSLATEVSDFVWTKSVILEMEDSLNLEGIPLEEKRPHGVVYEEGLNHIARYVESFESRSNEIWLVFRHEGVSLSKLIYTAEEVVNNAGKERSEEGKRVQVLQPSKWWHWMKTTEEGKEEFRNIIWQLLLALKSCHDRNITHRDIKPENMVICFEDQDSGSCLQGSPNRDKSYTTKMRIIDFGSAVDDYTVKHLYGSVGPSSAEQTVDYAPPEAFLNVSWYKWPSSITVKYDMWSVGIVMLELILGSPNVFQINSITRVLLDQHLKGWNDNLKELAYKLRALMELCILIPGTSSILRQDFYTNDRGYNSPVPWKCSEEFFSDTIKGRDPLKIGFPNVLALRLFRDLLRWDPEDRLNVDDALRHPYFSQASGK is encoded by the exons ATGCAACATTTTCCGAG AGATGATGAAAGATCCCGAGTGGAATCTGCTGGCGGTCATATTTCGACGTGGGCTGGTGTAGCTCGTGTGAATGGCCAGTTGGCTGTATCCAGAGCAATCGGAGACATAGGCTTTAAAAG TTATGGTGTAATTTCCGTTCCTGAGGTGACAGATTGGCAACCTTTGACTGCGAATGACAGCTATGTGGTTGCTGCTTCTGATGGTGTTTTTGAAAAGCTTAGCCCCCAAGATATTTGTGATCTATTATGGGAACCACTTTCTCAGGTCACGGTGCCTCCAGAACCTGTTTCTTCATGTTCTAATTCATTAGCTGATTGTATTGTCAATACCGCATTTGAGAGAGGAAGTATGGATAATTTAGCAGCTACAACCCTTCCTGTCAGAACATTTGATACTTTAGAAACTTTGCGGGGGAATTGGTGTCATAAATCAGTGAAATCTGATTACTCGACTATAGGATATCAAAGACAGCTTGACAAAATTTCAg CCAATGATAACACTTCAATACTCATAAAGCCGCAACATCATCCAGTTAGTACCAAGTTTGATAGATTATTG GTAGAAGGAAAACACAACTTTGGATCCTTTTATCTGTCTGAAAACCTTGACGTAAATGATGATTACACATTTTGGCTTCATAAAGATGACCAAGAATCTATTTATGACTTGGCACATGCTTTACCTGGTGGAGATAATTTTAACTGGA GTGGACCTTTAGATTTGTACAATGATCACCATATTTGCGCCCACTTTGgaatgtttattgatgaaaataaaGATCAATGTGTGAATTCTGATAGTTTTTCCAGATTTCTTGGTTTGCTAGAATCTATTCCTTTTCATTATACTGGTCAAAACGAGAACGCGGCATCAGATTCTCG aTACATATTAAAGAAGAAGTTTGACCGTGGAGCATATGGAGAAGTTTGGCTTGCCTTCAATTTGAATATATCTCATGTTGGGAAAGATGGAAAATGGAGCCATGgagataaaaataatttttccagCAAAGATACTTTAGGGGCATGCAATGCAAAGCTACATAGAAATTCACTTGTTGAGGATTGCAACTCCACGCATTCTGATGAAAATATGTTCATTTTGAAGAGGATAATG GTGGAAAGGGGAATTTCCGCTTACTTGAGTGGACTACGAGAGAAATACTTTGGCGAAGTTTTCTTAAATGCCTCTCACTGTATTCGAGGTTCACTAGCTACAGAAGTATCAGATTTTGTCTGGACAAAATCAGTTATACTAGAAATGGAGGATTCTTTAAATCTCGAGGGTATCCCtctcgaggaaaagagaccacATGGAGTGGTCTATGAAGAAGGATTGAATCATATTGCaagatatgttgagtctttTGAGTCACGTTCTAATGAAATATGGCTTGTATTTCGTCATGAAGGTGTGTCATTGTCAAAACTCATTTACACCGCTGAAGAAGTGGTAAACAATGCAGGCAAAGAAAGAAGTGAGGAGGGGAAGCGTGTTCAGGTATTACAGCCATCAAAGTGGTGGCATTGGATGAAGACAACGGAAGAAGGCAAAGAGGAATTTCGCAATATAATTTGGCAGTTG TTGTTGGCACTGAAGTCCTGCCATGATCGGAATATCACTCATCGGGATATTAAACCTG AAAACATGGTCATTTGCTTTGAGGATCAGGACTCTGGAAGTTGTTTGCAAGGAAGCCCCAATAGAGATAAGAGCTACACAACAAAAAT GCGCATTATTGACTTTGGTAGTGCAGTGGATGATTACACTGTGAAGCATCTTTATGGATCTGTTGGGCCTTCTAG CGCCGAACAAACTGTCGATTATGCTCCACCAGAAGCTTTTCTAAATGTGAGTTGGTACAAATGGCCGTCGAGCATCACAGTGAA GTATGACATGTGGAGTGTTGGGATTGTGATGTTGGAGTTGATTTTAGGGTCGCCAAATGTGTTTCAGATAAATTCTATAACACGTGTACTTTTAGATCAGCAcctgaaaggttggaatgaTAACTTGAAAGAGCTTGCTTACAA ACTTAGAGCTCTCATGGAATTGTGCATCTTAATTCCTGGGACTTCTTCAATTCTTCGTCAAGATTTTTATACAAATGATCGA
- the LOC142530177 gene encoding uncharacterized protein LOC142530177 isoform X2 — MQHFPSNCIQDSQAKKRDDERSRVESAGGHISTWAGVARVNGQLAVSRAIGDIGFKSYGVISVPEVTDWQPLTANDSYVVAASDGVFEKLSPQDICDLLWEPLSQVTVPPEPVSSCSNSLADCIVNTAFERGSMDNLAATTLPVRTFDTLETLRGNWCHKSVKSDYSTIGYQRQLDKISANDNTSILIKPQHHPVSTKFDRLLVEGKHNFGSFYLSENLDVNDDYTFWLHKDDQESIYDLAHALPGGDNFNWSGPLDLYNDHHICAHFGMFIDENKDQCVNSDSFSRFLGLLESIPFHYTGQNENAASDSRYILKKKFDRGAYGEVWLAFNLNISHVGKDGKWSHGDKNNFSSKDTLGACNAKLHRNSLVEDCNSTHSDENMFILKRIMVERGISAYLSGLREKYFGEVFLNASHCIRGSLATEVSDFVWTKSVILEMEDSLNLEGIPLEEKRPHGVVYEEGLNHIARYVESFESRSNEIWLVFRHEGVSLSKLIYTAEEVVNNAGKERSEEGKRVQVLQPSKWWHWMKTTEEGKEEFRNIIWQLLLALKSCHDRNITHRDIKPENMVICFEDQDSGSCLQGSPNRDKSYTTKMRIIDFGSAVDDYTVKHLYGSVGPSSAEQTVDYAPPEAFLNVSWYKWPSSITVKYDMWSVGIVMLELILGSPNVFQINSITRVLLDQHLKGWNDNLKELAYKLRALMELCILIPGTSSILRQDFYTNDRGYNSPVPWKCSEEFFSDTIKGRDPLKIGFPNVLALRLFRDLLRWDPEDRLNVDDALRHPYFSQASGK, encoded by the exons ATGCAACATTTTCCGAG CAACTGTATTCAGGATAGTCAGGCAAAGAAGAG AGATGATGAAAGATCCCGAGTGGAATCTGCTGGCGGTCATATTTCGACGTGGGCTGGTGTAGCTCGTGTGAATGGCCAGTTGGCTGTATCCAGAGCAATCGGAGACATAGGCTTTAAAAG TTATGGTGTAATTTCCGTTCCTGAGGTGACAGATTGGCAACCTTTGACTGCGAATGACAGCTATGTGGTTGCTGCTTCTGATGGTGTTTTTGAAAAGCTTAGCCCCCAAGATATTTGTGATCTATTATGGGAACCACTTTCTCAGGTCACGGTGCCTCCAGAACCTGTTTCTTCATGTTCTAATTCATTAGCTGATTGTATTGTCAATACCGCATTTGAGAGAGGAAGTATGGATAATTTAGCAGCTACAACCCTTCCTGTCAGAACATTTGATACTTTAGAAACTTTGCGGGGGAATTGGTGTCATAAATCAGTGAAATCTGATTACTCGACTATAGGATATCAAAGACAGCTTGACAAAATTTCAg CCAATGATAACACTTCAATACTCATAAAGCCGCAACATCATCCAGTTAGTACCAAGTTTGATAGATTATTG GTAGAAGGAAAACACAACTTTGGATCCTTTTATCTGTCTGAAAACCTTGACGTAAATGATGATTACACATTTTGGCTTCATAAAGATGACCAAGAATCTATTTATGACTTGGCACATGCTTTACCTGGTGGAGATAATTTTAACTGGA GTGGACCTTTAGATTTGTACAATGATCACCATATTTGCGCCCACTTTGgaatgtttattgatgaaaataaaGATCAATGTGTGAATTCTGATAGTTTTTCCAGATTTCTTGGTTTGCTAGAATCTATTCCTTTTCATTATACTGGTCAAAACGAGAACGCGGCATCAGATTCTCG aTACATATTAAAGAAGAAGTTTGACCGTGGAGCATATGGAGAAGTTTGGCTTGCCTTCAATTTGAATATATCTCATGTTGGGAAAGATGGAAAATGGAGCCATGgagataaaaataatttttccagCAAAGATACTTTAGGGGCATGCAATGCAAAGCTACATAGAAATTCACTTGTTGAGGATTGCAACTCCACGCATTCTGATGAAAATATGTTCATTTTGAAGAGGATAATG GTGGAAAGGGGAATTTCCGCTTACTTGAGTGGACTACGAGAGAAATACTTTGGCGAAGTTTTCTTAAATGCCTCTCACTGTATTCGAGGTTCACTAGCTACAGAAGTATCAGATTTTGTCTGGACAAAATCAGTTATACTAGAAATGGAGGATTCTTTAAATCTCGAGGGTATCCCtctcgaggaaaagagaccacATGGAGTGGTCTATGAAGAAGGATTGAATCATATTGCaagatatgttgagtctttTGAGTCACGTTCTAATGAAATATGGCTTGTATTTCGTCATGAAGGTGTGTCATTGTCAAAACTCATTTACACCGCTGAAGAAGTGGTAAACAATGCAGGCAAAGAAAGAAGTGAGGAGGGGAAGCGTGTTCAGGTATTACAGCCATCAAAGTGGTGGCATTGGATGAAGACAACGGAAGAAGGCAAAGAGGAATTTCGCAATATAATTTGGCAGTTG TTGTTGGCACTGAAGTCCTGCCATGATCGGAATATCACTCATCGGGATATTAAACCTG AAAACATGGTCATTTGCTTTGAGGATCAGGACTCTGGAAGTTGTTTGCAAGGAAGCCCCAATAGAGATAAGAGCTACACAACAAAAAT GCGCATTATTGACTTTGGTAGTGCAGTGGATGATTACACTGTGAAGCATCTTTATGGATCTGTTGGGCCTTCTAG CGCCGAACAAACTGTCGATTATGCTCCACCAGAAGCTTTTCTAAATGTGAGTTGGTACAAATGGCCGTCGAGCATCACAGTGAA GTATGACATGTGGAGTGTTGGGATTGTGATGTTGGAGTTGATTTTAGGGTCGCCAAATGTGTTTCAGATAAATTCTATAACACGTGTACTTTTAGATCAGCAcctgaaaggttggaatgaTAACTTGAAAGAGCTTGCTTACAA ACTTAGAGCTCTCATGGAATTGTGCATCTTAATTCCTGGGACTTCTTCAATTCTTCGTCAAGATTTTTATACAAATGATCGA
- the LOC142530177 gene encoding uncharacterized protein LOC142530177 isoform X1 produces MRPGESSLLFILILGFVFGIAGESPTCLTVYREGGAPAVFQSPKCPRWKPSTFKSGAETQASGATCQSAMLRGRRKTMEDRTLCSFELRIPFPGPKGVREINVRMMAVFDGHNGSEASQMASDLLLEYFMLHTYFLLDTTYSILSRNFVWLLPGKGENVPAFRKIEWNDETNRQILDLGRFQVTISAILDGSFPLEILKEALLRAIHDIDATFSEDARRHNLNSGTTATVVLLADTQILVANVGDSKSFLCSEVYQSPFEAKATVFRIVRQRRGTDASPSLKDYHRLKSKASNGWMFYIAKELTNDHHPDRDDERSRVESAGGHISTWAGVARVNGQLAVSRAIGDIGFKSYGVISVPEVTDWQPLTANDSYVVAASDGVFEKLSPQDICDLLWEPLSQVTVPPEPVSSCSNSLADCIVNTAFERGSMDNLAATTLPVRTFDTLETLRGNWCHKSVKSDYSTIGYQRQLDKISANDNTSILIKPQHHPVSTKFDRLLVEGKHNFGSFYLSENLDVNDDYTFWLHKDDQESIYDLAHALPGGDNFNWSGPLDLYNDHHICAHFGMFIDENKDQCVNSDSFSRFLGLLESIPFHYTGQNENAASDSRYILKKKFDRGAYGEVWLAFNLNISHVGKDGKWSHGDKNNFSSKDTLGACNAKLHRNSLVEDCNSTHSDENMFILKRIMVERGISAYLSGLREKYFGEVFLNASHCIRGSLATEVSDFVWTKSVILEMEDSLNLEGIPLEEKRPHGVVYEEGLNHIARYVESFESRSNEIWLVFRHEGVSLSKLIYTAEEVVNNAGKERSEEGKRVQVLQPSKWWHWMKTTEEGKEEFRNIIWQLLLALKSCHDRNITHRDIKPENMVICFEDQDSGSCLQGSPNRDKSYTTKMRIIDFGSAVDDYTVKHLYGSVGPSSAEQTVDYAPPEAFLNVSWYKWPSSITVKYDMWSVGIVMLELILGSPNVFQINSITRVLLDQHLKGWNDNLKELAYKLRALMELCILIPGTSSILRQDFYTNDRGYNSPVPWKCSEEFFSDTIKGRDPLKIGFPNVLALRLFRDLLRWDPEDRLNVDDALRHPYFSQASGK; encoded by the exons ATGAGACCAGGCGAATCCTCGTTATTGTTCATCCTGATTTTAGGGTTTGTGTTCGGCATTGCCGGAGAATCTCCGACGTGCCTGACGGTGTACAGAGAAGGAGGCGCGCCAGCGGTGTTTCAATCCCCAAAATGCCCTCGTTGGAAGCCATCTACTTTCAAGTCCGGCGCCGAGACACAAGCGTCCGGCGCCACGTGCCAGTCCGCGATGCTTAGAGGCCGCCGCAAGACCATGGAGGATCGAACTCTGTGCTCATTCGAACTTCGCATTCCTTTCCCCG GTCCTAAGGGGGTTAGAGAAATCAATGTTAGAATGATGGCCGTTTTCGATGGGCATAACGGTTCAGAAGCGAGTCAGATGGCCTCGGACTTGCTCTTGGAGTATTTCATGTTGCATACTTATTTTCTTCTCGATACCACTTATTCGATTTTATCACGAAATTTTGTCTGGCTGCTGCCGGGTAAGGGAGAAAATGTTCCCGCTTTCCGCAAGATTGAGTGGAATGATGAAACCAACAGGCAGATATTGGATCTTGGAAG gTTCCAGGTGACAATATCTGCTATATTAGATGGATCTTTCCCCCTTGAAATATTGAAGGAAGCATTGCTGAGGGCAATTCATGATATAGATGCAACATTTTCCGAG gatGCACGTAGGCACAACCTGAATTCTGGCACTACAGCTACTGTGGTACTTCTAGCAGATACTCAAATTCTAGTAGCCAATGTCGGAGACTCAAAGTCATTTTTGTGCTCTGAAGTATACCAGTCTCCTTTTGAGGCTAAAG CAACTGTATTCAGGATAGTCAGGCAAAGAAGAGGTACTGATGCTTCTCCATCATTAAAGGATTACCATCGCTTAAAATCAAAAGCTTCTAATGGATGGATGTTTTATATCGCTAAAGAACTGACAAATGATCACCACCCTGACAGAGATGATGAAAGATCCCGAGTGGAATCTGCTGGCGGTCATATTTCGACGTGGGCTGGTGTAGCTCGTGTGAATGGCCAGTTGGCTGTATCCAGAGCAATCGGAGACATAGGCTTTAAAAG TTATGGTGTAATTTCCGTTCCTGAGGTGACAGATTGGCAACCTTTGACTGCGAATGACAGCTATGTGGTTGCTGCTTCTGATGGTGTTTTTGAAAAGCTTAGCCCCCAAGATATTTGTGATCTATTATGGGAACCACTTTCTCAGGTCACGGTGCCTCCAGAACCTGTTTCTTCATGTTCTAATTCATTAGCTGATTGTATTGTCAATACCGCATTTGAGAGAGGAAGTATGGATAATTTAGCAGCTACAACCCTTCCTGTCAGAACATTTGATACTTTAGAAACTTTGCGGGGGAATTGGTGTCATAAATCAGTGAAATCTGATTACTCGACTATAGGATATCAAAGACAGCTTGACAAAATTTCAg CCAATGATAACACTTCAATACTCATAAAGCCGCAACATCATCCAGTTAGTACCAAGTTTGATAGATTATTG GTAGAAGGAAAACACAACTTTGGATCCTTTTATCTGTCTGAAAACCTTGACGTAAATGATGATTACACATTTTGGCTTCATAAAGATGACCAAGAATCTATTTATGACTTGGCACATGCTTTACCTGGTGGAGATAATTTTAACTGGA GTGGACCTTTAGATTTGTACAATGATCACCATATTTGCGCCCACTTTGgaatgtttattgatgaaaataaaGATCAATGTGTGAATTCTGATAGTTTTTCCAGATTTCTTGGTTTGCTAGAATCTATTCCTTTTCATTATACTGGTCAAAACGAGAACGCGGCATCAGATTCTCG aTACATATTAAAGAAGAAGTTTGACCGTGGAGCATATGGAGAAGTTTGGCTTGCCTTCAATTTGAATATATCTCATGTTGGGAAAGATGGAAAATGGAGCCATGgagataaaaataatttttccagCAAAGATACTTTAGGGGCATGCAATGCAAAGCTACATAGAAATTCACTTGTTGAGGATTGCAACTCCACGCATTCTGATGAAAATATGTTCATTTTGAAGAGGATAATG GTGGAAAGGGGAATTTCCGCTTACTTGAGTGGACTACGAGAGAAATACTTTGGCGAAGTTTTCTTAAATGCCTCTCACTGTATTCGAGGTTCACTAGCTACAGAAGTATCAGATTTTGTCTGGACAAAATCAGTTATACTAGAAATGGAGGATTCTTTAAATCTCGAGGGTATCCCtctcgaggaaaagagaccacATGGAGTGGTCTATGAAGAAGGATTGAATCATATTGCaagatatgttgagtctttTGAGTCACGTTCTAATGAAATATGGCTTGTATTTCGTCATGAAGGTGTGTCATTGTCAAAACTCATTTACACCGCTGAAGAAGTGGTAAACAATGCAGGCAAAGAAAGAAGTGAGGAGGGGAAGCGTGTTCAGGTATTACAGCCATCAAAGTGGTGGCATTGGATGAAGACAACGGAAGAAGGCAAAGAGGAATTTCGCAATATAATTTGGCAGTTG TTGTTGGCACTGAAGTCCTGCCATGATCGGAATATCACTCATCGGGATATTAAACCTG AAAACATGGTCATTTGCTTTGAGGATCAGGACTCTGGAAGTTGTTTGCAAGGAAGCCCCAATAGAGATAAGAGCTACACAACAAAAAT GCGCATTATTGACTTTGGTAGTGCAGTGGATGATTACACTGTGAAGCATCTTTATGGATCTGTTGGGCCTTCTAG CGCCGAACAAACTGTCGATTATGCTCCACCAGAAGCTTTTCTAAATGTGAGTTGGTACAAATGGCCGTCGAGCATCACAGTGAA GTATGACATGTGGAGTGTTGGGATTGTGATGTTGGAGTTGATTTTAGGGTCGCCAAATGTGTTTCAGATAAATTCTATAACACGTGTACTTTTAGATCAGCAcctgaaaggttggaatgaTAACTTGAAAGAGCTTGCTTACAA ACTTAGAGCTCTCATGGAATTGTGCATCTTAATTCCTGGGACTTCTTCAATTCTTCGTCAAGATTTTTATACAAATGATCGA